Proteins encoded by one window of Hyla sarda isolate aHylSar1 chromosome 13, aHylSar1.hap1, whole genome shotgun sequence:
- the ARHGAP40 gene encoding rho GTPase-activating protein 40 isoform X4 — translation MNPPQTSSRKNSDPLSMNDFWLEVENIKQMRGSDGEESSSSEPSTPEEGEAEADWLQDTGLSPLIGDQSPTEDNVLILSTLTRTQTAAVQRRLDSYSRSLRKRSKQPTRDVRDVFNRASQTNIVLEENGTEETNGTEETNGTEDTNGFTEDTTKSLSSLDRGSGRSDVYNMEVAYSEQAALGHNENCKTAWQPDSLPNFQIQKGRLGVTRVSDLSSLDMKQVPALALIELTALCDVLELDLKRNKAAKRRSTESRLFGVSLTSLLEQDRKLMSNTQVPLILQAVLNCLEKNGLELQGILRICGSQARMKTLQQRLERNFYAGLFSWDEVNPHDAAGLLKLFLRELPSPLLTAEYLPAFTAVQKITNLKQKLQALNLLILVLPEANRNTLKALLEFLRKVASHEKRNLMSLWNIATIMAPNLFLYRGSGGRSQEGGEKQQAEGVAGLVMAMVHYQDLLWTVPTFLLSQVRKLNENSTKRFNERRLLNFLRKINLDKERPEKHHSEPCKQVKIRASVFVKDSLAIQLNKGTRAADVLRKFQEHVNHRSWQMVSTMGLLKCNGNFAFPNLELYEVGGNIGEHCLDPDTYLLDLYNANPNGEWVIKQSPPTTPTL, via the exons AGGGAGAAGCGGAAGCTGACTGGCTGCAGGACACCGGTCTCTCTCCTCTTATTGGAGACCAAAGTCCTACAGAAGACAACGTCTTAATCTTATCAACTCTTACACGGACACAGACCGCGGCTGTGCAGCGCCGCCTAGACAGCTATAGTCGATCCCTCCGGAAACGTTCCAAACAACCGACACGTGATGTCAGGGATGTGTTCAACAGAGCTAGCCAGACT AATATTGTTTTGGAGGAGAATGGAACAGAGGAAACAAATGGAACGGAGGAAACTAATGGAACAGAAGACACAAATGGTTTTACGGAGGACACAACCAAAT ctctttccagtctaGATAGAGGCTCTGGGAGATCTGATGTCTACAATATGGAGGTGGCTTATTCAGAACAAGCAGCATTGGGTCACAATGAGAATTGCAAAACAGCCTGGCAACCGGACTCTTTACCT aattttcAGATACAGAAGGGAAGACTCGGTGTCACGCGAGTTTCCGACTTGTCGTCTCTCGATATGAAGCAGGTGCCTGCGCTTGCGCTGATTGAACTGACTGCACTTTGTGATGTTTTAGAACTGGATCTGAAAAGGAATAAAGCAGCCAAGCGTAGGTCCACAG AGAGTCGGTTATTTGGAGTATCTCTCACCTCTCTTCTGGAGCAAGATCGGAAGCTGATGTCCAACACACAGGTCCCGCTCATCCTGCAGGCG GTTTTGAATTGTCTAGAAAAGAATGGTCTGGAGCTTCAGGGTATATTACGGATCTGCGGCTCACAGGCTCGAATGAAG ACCCTACAGCAGCGCCTAGAGAGGAATTTCTATGCTGGCCTTTTCTCCTGGGATGAAGTAAATCCCCACGATGCTGCGGGCCTCCTGAAGCTCTTCCTCCGAGAGCTGCCTTCCCCGCTGCTTACAGCTGAATATCTGCCTGCCTTCACCGCTGTACAGA aaatCACGAATTTAAAACAAAAACTCCAAGCCCTGAACCTGCTTATCTTGGTCCTCCCAGAGGCGAATCGCAACACCTTAAAG GCATTGCTGGAGTTTCTCCGTAAAGTGGCTTCTCATGAAAAACGCAACCTGATGTCCCTGTGGAACATTGCCACCATCATGGCACCTAACCTATTTCTCTATCGTGGAAGCGGTGGCAGGAGCCAAGAAGGTGGCGAGAAGCAGCAGGCAGAGGGGGTGGCTGGGCTGGTTATGGCCATGGTGCATTACCAAGATCTGTTATGGACG GTTCCGACTTTCTTGCTGTCCCAAGTCCGTAAGCTGAATGAGAACAGCACGAAGAGATTCAATGAACGCCGACTACTCAACTTCCTGCGCAAAATCAACCTCGACAAGGAACGGCCAGAGAAGCATCACTCAGAG CCGTGCAAACAAGTAAAAATCCGAGCATCCGTTTTTGTGAAGGACTCCTTGGCTATTCAACTGAACAAGGGCACGCGAGCAGCAGACGTCTTAAGGAAATTCCAGGAACACGTTAACCATCGTAGCTGGCAAATGGTCAGCACCATGGGCCTGTTAAAATG CAATGGTAACTTTGCCTTTCCCAATCTGGAGCTTTATGAAGTTGGAGGAAATATTG GTGAACACTGCCTGGATCCTGATACCTACTTATTGGACTTGTACAACGCCAATCCTAATGGCGAATGGGTGATCAAACAAAGCCCACCTACAACGCCTACTTTGTAG
- the ARHGAP40 gene encoding rho GTPase-activating protein 40 isoform X3, with amino-acid sequence MRGQRHLRSLQTFQCNMNPPQTSSRKNSDPLSMNDFWLEVENIKQMRGSDGEESSSSEPSTPEEGEAEADWLQDTGLSPLIGDQSPTEDNVLILSTLTRTQTAAVQRRLDSYSRSLRKRSKQPTRDVRDVFNRASQTNIVLEENGTEETNGTEETNGTEDTNGFTEDTTKSLSSLDRGSGRSDVYNMEVAYSEQAALGHNENCKTAWQPDSLPNFQIQKGRLGVTRVSDLSSLDMKQVPALALIELTALCDVLELDLKRNKAAKRRSTESRLFGVSLTSLLEQDRKLMSNTQVPLILQAVLNCLEKNGLELQGILRICGSQARMKTLQQRLERNFYAGLFSWDEVNPHDAAGLLKLFLRELPSPLLTAEYLPAFTAVQKITNLKQKLQALNLLILVLPEANRNTLKALLEFLRKVASHEKRNLMSLWNIATIMAPNLFLYRGSGGRSQEGGEKQQAEGVAGLVMAMVHYQDLLWTVPTFLLSQVRKLNENSTKRFNERRLLNFLRKINLDKERPEKHHSEPCKQVKIRASVFVKDSLAIQLNKGTRAADVLRKFQEHVNHRSWQMVSTMGLLKCNGNFAFPNLELYEVGGNIGEHCLDPDTYLLDLYNANPNGEWVIKQSPPTTPTL; translated from the exons AGGGAGAAGCGGAAGCTGACTGGCTGCAGGACACCGGTCTCTCTCCTCTTATTGGAGACCAAAGTCCTACAGAAGACAACGTCTTAATCTTATCAACTCTTACACGGACACAGACCGCGGCTGTGCAGCGCCGCCTAGACAGCTATAGTCGATCCCTCCGGAAACGTTCCAAACAACCGACACGTGATGTCAGGGATGTGTTCAACAGAGCTAGCCAGACT AATATTGTTTTGGAGGAGAATGGAACAGAGGAAACAAATGGAACGGAGGAAACTAATGGAACAGAAGACACAAATGGTTTTACGGAGGACACAACCAAAT ctctttccagtctaGATAGAGGCTCTGGGAGATCTGATGTCTACAATATGGAGGTGGCTTATTCAGAACAAGCAGCATTGGGTCACAATGAGAATTGCAAAACAGCCTGGCAACCGGACTCTTTACCT aattttcAGATACAGAAGGGAAGACTCGGTGTCACGCGAGTTTCCGACTTGTCGTCTCTCGATATGAAGCAGGTGCCTGCGCTTGCGCTGATTGAACTGACTGCACTTTGTGATGTTTTAGAACTGGATCTGAAAAGGAATAAAGCAGCCAAGCGTAGGTCCACAG AGAGTCGGTTATTTGGAGTATCTCTCACCTCTCTTCTGGAGCAAGATCGGAAGCTGATGTCCAACACACAGGTCCCGCTCATCCTGCAGGCG GTTTTGAATTGTCTAGAAAAGAATGGTCTGGAGCTTCAGGGTATATTACGGATCTGCGGCTCACAGGCTCGAATGAAG ACCCTACAGCAGCGCCTAGAGAGGAATTTCTATGCTGGCCTTTTCTCCTGGGATGAAGTAAATCCCCACGATGCTGCGGGCCTCCTGAAGCTCTTCCTCCGAGAGCTGCCTTCCCCGCTGCTTACAGCTGAATATCTGCCTGCCTTCACCGCTGTACAGA aaatCACGAATTTAAAACAAAAACTCCAAGCCCTGAACCTGCTTATCTTGGTCCTCCCAGAGGCGAATCGCAACACCTTAAAG GCATTGCTGGAGTTTCTCCGTAAAGTGGCTTCTCATGAAAAACGCAACCTGATGTCCCTGTGGAACATTGCCACCATCATGGCACCTAACCTATTTCTCTATCGTGGAAGCGGTGGCAGGAGCCAAGAAGGTGGCGAGAAGCAGCAGGCAGAGGGGGTGGCTGGGCTGGTTATGGCCATGGTGCATTACCAAGATCTGTTATGGACG GTTCCGACTTTCTTGCTGTCCCAAGTCCGTAAGCTGAATGAGAACAGCACGAAGAGATTCAATGAACGCCGACTACTCAACTTCCTGCGCAAAATCAACCTCGACAAGGAACGGCCAGAGAAGCATCACTCAGAG CCGTGCAAACAAGTAAAAATCCGAGCATCCGTTTTTGTGAAGGACTCCTTGGCTATTCAACTGAACAAGGGCACGCGAGCAGCAGACGTCTTAAGGAAATTCCAGGAACACGTTAACCATCGTAGCTGGCAAATGGTCAGCACCATGGGCCTGTTAAAATG CAATGGTAACTTTGCCTTTCCCAATCTGGAGCTTTATGAAGTTGGAGGAAATATTG GTGAACACTGCCTGGATCCTGATACCTACTTATTGGACTTGTACAACGCCAATCCTAATGGCGAATGGGTGATCAAACAAAGCCCACCTACAACGCCTACTTTGTAG